One window of Phycisphaeraceae bacterium genomic DNA carries:
- a CDS encoding NUDIX hydrolase — MESTARMDGSPGRVVSRETIHQTRKFSYESVTVERGSATYEVAGIKHPGAVVLLPIMDTQDGRVVVMIRNYRPLLGEHGKVIWELPAGTIERGEPVEVTAHRELVEETGYSAQHLAPICRFYTTPGMTDEIMWAYAAHGLVHVGARPEPDEWMTIELVPVARVLAMIESGDLADGKSIVCLLAAARRGML; from the coding sequence ATGGAATCCACGGCACGCATGGATGGTTCGCCGGGTCGGGTTGTCTCTCGGGAGACCATCCACCAGACGCGCAAATTCTCGTATGAATCTGTCACTGTCGAGCGTGGCAGCGCGACCTATGAGGTTGCTGGCATCAAGCATCCGGGCGCGGTCGTGCTGCTTCCGATCATGGACACGCAGGACGGTCGGGTTGTGGTCATGATCCGCAACTATCGCCCGTTACTGGGTGAGCACGGCAAGGTGATCTGGGAGTTGCCGGCTGGCACGATTGAGCGGGGCGAGCCGGTCGAGGTGACAGCGCACAGGGAGTTGGTTGAGGAGACCGGCTATTCGGCGCAGCATCTGGCGCCGATCTGTCGCTTCTACACGACGCCAGGGATGACTGATGAGATCATGTGGGCCTACGCCGCGCACGGACTTGTCCATGTGGGCGCACGTCCGGAGCCGGATGAGTGGATGACGATTGAGCTCGTGCCCGTTGCGCGTGTGCTTGCGATGATCGAGAGCGGCGATCTGGCCGATGGGAAGTCGATTGTGTGTCTTCTGGCGGCGGCGCGTCGGGGCATGCTGTAG
- the yajC gene encoding preprotein translocase subunit YajC, which produces MSDVISMSWVGQIGSSQAMAMQDAAAGPGWAPSTAAPGTGEQQPVGPRTGAAQQGGGSFFMTMIVLMLVMMVLMTVFSGRKDRKRREQLISSLKKNDKVQTVGGIIGHVAEVRNDEVVLRVDENSNVRLRFAKAAITGVIQSSGGTDRAVEEKPNAFQREATGAGA; this is translated from the coding sequence ATGTCCGATGTGATCTCGATGTCTTGGGTTGGCCAGATCGGTTCGTCGCAGGCGATGGCGATGCAGGATGCAGCGGCTGGGCCGGGCTGGGCACCTTCGACGGCGGCTCCTGGCACTGGGGAGCAGCAGCCAGTCGGCCCCCGAACCGGGGCGGCCCAGCAGGGTGGCGGCTCGTTCTTCATGACCATGATCGTCCTGATGCTGGTCATGATGGTATTGATGACCGTTTTCTCGGGTCGGAAAGACCGGAAGCGGCGTGAGCAGCTGATCTCTTCGCTCAAGAAGAACGACAAGGTGCAGACCGTGGGCGGGATCATCGGGCATGTTGCCGAGGTCAGAAACGACGAGGTTGTGCTCCGAGTGGACGAGAACTCGAATGTGCGTCTGCGATTTGCGAAGGCGGCGATCACGGGTGTGATTCAGTCGTCCGGGGGCACGGATCGGGCTGTAGAAGAGAAGCCCAACGCCTTCCAGCGTGAGGCGACCGGGGCCGGTGCCTGA
- a CDS encoding rhomboid family intramembrane serine protease, whose product MGISDRDYARHPGRARGSTSGRMRLGVGSLRLLSFNAWLIGLNVAIFVLGILLAGRGVPVLIERSIDPSTPPKAKLVILDQMLTTGGQPVAPGTPVPSSGYFRRPILIEGTNQIVGTALYQMMDPLTAFGHFSTYQGFQRVEVWRLVTFQFLHANFAHLLLNMLGLYFFGGTVERNLGFKKYAAFYLVCGIFGGLAYLLLNVLGNVLPFQIPGLLFHATMMPLVGASAGVFGVIVACAYLEPRESVQLLFIPIGIPLPWFAYGYVLFSILNLLSGGKNAGGDAAHVGGAIAGYYFIRHSHLLRDFFDVFTDSRRPQGQRGRGGAGVDAEREIDRILAKVRATGADSLTGAERRTLRSATARGRGADA is encoded by the coding sequence ATGGGCATCAGCGATCGTGATTATGCACGCCATCCGGGGAGGGCTCGCGGCTCGACATCGGGCCGGATGCGTCTTGGCGTCGGGTCGCTGAGACTGTTGTCCTTCAACGCGTGGCTGATCGGTCTGAATGTCGCGATCTTCGTGCTGGGGATCCTGCTTGCTGGGAGGGGCGTGCCTGTCCTGATCGAGCGGAGTATCGATCCGAGCACCCCGCCGAAGGCGAAACTGGTGATTCTCGACCAGATGCTGACGACCGGTGGGCAGCCGGTTGCGCCGGGAACGCCGGTTCCTTCGTCGGGGTACTTTCGGCGTCCGATTCTGATCGAGGGTACGAATCAGATCGTCGGGACTGCGCTGTACCAGATGATGGATCCGCTGACGGCATTCGGGCACTTTTCAACATATCAGGGGTTTCAGCGGGTGGAGGTCTGGCGTCTCGTGACGTTCCAGTTCCTGCACGCGAACTTCGCGCACCTGCTGCTCAACATGCTCGGGTTATACTTTTTCGGTGGCACGGTCGAGAGGAATCTGGGGTTCAAGAAGTACGCCGCGTTCTACCTGGTGTGCGGTATTTTCGGCGGCTTGGCGTATCTCTTGCTGAATGTGCTGGGCAACGTCTTGCCGTTCCAGATTCCCGGGCTGCTGTTCCATGCGACGATGATGCCGCTGGTCGGAGCGTCCGCTGGGGTGTTCGGTGTGATCGTTGCGTGTGCGTATCTTGAGCCCCGCGAGAGCGTGCAGTTGCTGTTCATCCCGATCGGGATTCCGCTTCCGTGGTTCGCGTACGGGTATGTGCTGTTCTCGATTCTGAATCTGCTGTCGGGCGGGAAAAATGCGGGCGGCGATGCGGCGCATGTCGGTGGGGCGATCGCGGGGTATTACTTCATCCGCCATTCGCACCTGTTGAGGGATTTTTTCGATGTGTTCACTGATTCGCGAAGGCCTCAGGGGCAGCGAGGGCGAGGTGGGGCGGGTGTGGACGCGGAGCGCGAGATCGATCGGATACTTGCGAAGGTGAGGGCGACCGGTGCGGACAGTCTGACGGGTGCTGAGCGACGCACGCTGCGATCGGCGACTGCACGCGGGCGCGGGGCTGACGCGTGA
- the panC gene encoding pantoate--beta-alanine ligase — MRVLRTAGEMESWLDGLGWASSGGPVVVPTMGALHLGHASLVERGAAIARERGTRAGCVVWVFVNPTQFNDRSDLDRYPRTLESDVGLSERCGASAVFAPDADVVYPPGVEIDIPALPAVATEPGLEDRFRPGHFAGVCQVVKRFFGLMRPSVAIFGEKDWQQLQVVRAMVAQECLDVEIRPSPTVRESDGLAMSSRNRFLDRADRDKALSLHAALVAASQAESVGDAEHAMQDVLRSRGVEVEYAVVREAETLKVEEPWKRREAGGSRALIAARVGAVRLIDNCDWLSGP; from the coding sequence ATGCGTGTGCTCCGTACAGCGGGTGAGATGGAGAGCTGGCTTGACGGGCTCGGATGGGCGTCGTCGGGTGGTCCTGTTGTGGTTCCGACGATGGGTGCGCTGCACCTGGGGCACGCGAGTCTTGTGGAGCGTGGCGCGGCGATCGCGCGCGAGCGTGGGACACGGGCGGGGTGCGTCGTGTGGGTGTTCGTGAACCCGACGCAGTTCAATGACAGATCGGATCTTGACAGGTATCCGAGGACGCTCGAGAGTGATGTCGGTTTGAGCGAGCGTTGCGGCGCGTCGGCGGTGTTCGCTCCGGACGCCGATGTGGTGTATCCGCCCGGGGTAGAGATAGACATTCCGGCACTTCCCGCTGTGGCGACAGAGCCGGGGCTTGAGGATCGCTTCAGGCCGGGGCACTTCGCGGGTGTGTGCCAGGTCGTGAAGCGGTTCTTTGGATTGATGCGTCCATCGGTTGCGATCTTCGGGGAGAAGGATTGGCAGCAGTTGCAGGTCGTGAGGGCGATGGTTGCACAGGAGTGCTTGGATGTTGAGATCCGTCCTTCGCCTACGGTGAGGGAATCAGACGGGCTCGCGATGAGCAGCCGGAATCGATTTCTCGATCGAGCGGATCGCGACAAGGCCTTGTCGCTGCACGCGGCGCTCGTTGCGGCCTCTCAAGCGGAGTCGGTCGGGGACGCAGAGCACGCGATGCAGGATGTGCTTCGGTCTCGAGGGGTCGAGGTTGAGTACGCTGTCGTCAGAGAGGCGGAGACGTTGAAGGTCGAAGAGCCCTGGAAGAGGCGAGAGGCGGGCGGCTCACGCGCCTTGATCGCGGCGAGGGTGGGGGCGGTGCGGCTGATCGACAACTGCGACTGGCTTTCCGGCCCTTGA
- the gcvT gene encoding glycine cleavage system aminomethyltransferase GcvT, with protein sequence MQRTPLHDFHVEYGAKMVDFAGWEMPIYYSGIHEEHHQVRSSGGLFDVSHMGRLRFTGRHARRLLERLCTRRIGDMSQGQCRYSLMCNESGGVRDDVIVMRVEEDDFLVVVNGANREKIVGHVEKVRAADNLVAKVSDDTLSSAMVALQGPKVMELISRVSSEVPTLKRYRFAIKNLVIAKLIVSRTGYTGEDGVEVILPAGMVGLAMKLLLKDVNMKEAEARVKPAGLGARDTLRLEASMPLYGHELGEEINALSCGVDFAIAMDKDKEEGGLPFVGQDALRRTRDEGGPRSKLVGIEIEGRRTARQGNAVLVAGRGVGTVTSACLSPTLGKPIAMAFLETAAVADGAGVQIDTGRGVLEGRLVPMPFYKAPKQ encoded by the coding sequence TTGCAGCGGACACCATTGCATGACTTTCACGTTGAGTATGGCGCGAAGATGGTCGACTTCGCCGGCTGGGAGATGCCCATATACTACTCGGGCATCCACGAGGAGCACCACCAGGTGCGCAGCTCCGGCGGGTTGTTCGACGTCTCGCACATGGGGCGGCTGCGGTTTACGGGACGGCACGCCAGGCGGCTTCTCGAGCGGCTTTGTACGCGTCGGATCGGCGACATGAGCCAGGGGCAGTGCCGCTATTCGCTGATGTGCAACGAGAGTGGCGGTGTCCGTGACGATGTGATCGTGATGCGGGTCGAGGAGGATGACTTTCTCGTCGTGGTGAACGGCGCGAACCGCGAGAAGATTGTCGGGCACGTGGAGAAGGTTCGGGCTGCGGACAATCTCGTCGCGAAGGTCTCAGATGACACACTGTCGTCGGCGATGGTCGCGTTGCAGGGTCCGAAGGTGATGGAGCTGATCTCGCGGGTCAGTTCTGAGGTTCCGACGCTGAAGCGTTATCGATTTGCGATCAAGAACCTGGTTATCGCGAAGCTGATTGTGAGCCGCACGGGGTACACGGGAGAGGATGGCGTAGAGGTGATCCTGCCGGCGGGGATGGTGGGGCTTGCGATGAAGCTGCTGCTGAAAGACGTGAACATGAAGGAGGCGGAGGCGCGGGTGAAGCCGGCGGGGCTCGGGGCTCGCGACACGCTGCGTCTTGAGGCCTCGATGCCGCTGTATGGTCACGAGCTGGGCGAGGAGATCAACGCGCTCTCGTGCGGCGTTGACTTTGCGATCGCGATGGACAAGGACAAGGAAGAGGGCGGTCTGCCGTTCGTGGGCCAAGATGCCCTTCGGCGGACGCGCGACGAGGGGGGGCCGAGAAGCAAGCTGGTCGGGATTGAGATCGAGGGAAGGCGAACGGCGAGGCAGGGGAACGCGGTGCTCGTTGCTGGACGAGGCGTGGGCACGGTGACGAGCGCGTGCCTGAGCCCGACGCTCGGCAAGCCGATCGCGATGGCTTTCCTGGAAACGGCCGCCGTGGCCGATGGTGCGGGTGTGCAGATCGACACTGGCCGGGGCGTGCTTGAGGGCCGTTTGGTGCCGATGCCTTTCTACAAGGCGCCGAAGCAGTGA
- the eno gene encoding phosphopyruvate hydratase — protein sequence MPFDIEFVHARQILDSRGNPTVEVEVALSGGTVGRAAVPSGASTGENEAVELRDGVAGVYLGKGVLKAVENVNDRIAEAVEGLDARDQEGIDALMIEMDGTPNKSELGANAMLGVSMACARAAADASDLPLFRYLGGTGARTLPVPMLNILNGGKHADNTVDFQEFMVQPWGFETFDEGLRAGVEIYHALKKVLHGRGLSTAVGDEGGFAPNLKANEDALKIIEEAVGKAGYKWGEQVFVALDPAASECWTEAAKDGKQGYKLFKSSQEILTSDQMVDMWAEWCRKYPIRSIEDGLAENDWAGWKKLTERLGKTTQLVGDDLFVTNPKFLERGLREGCANAILVKVNQIGTLSETFAAVDLAMRNGYSAVLSHRSGETEDSTIADICVATNCGQIKTGAPCRSDRNAKYNQLIRISEILGDQAVYGSRTWRRG from the coding sequence ATGCCCTTTGACATCGAGTTTGTCCACGCACGCCAGATTCTCGACTCTCGAGGAAACCCGACGGTTGAGGTCGAGGTCGCGTTGAGCGGCGGCACGGTCGGTCGGGCCGCGGTGCCGTCCGGCGCGTCGACCGGCGAGAACGAGGCGGTCGAGCTGCGTGACGGTGTGGCTGGGGTGTACCTCGGCAAGGGTGTGCTGAAGGCCGTGGAGAACGTGAACGACCGGATCGCGGAGGCGGTCGAGGGGCTGGATGCGCGCGATCAGGAGGGGATCGATGCGTTGATGATCGAGATGGACGGGACGCCGAATAAATCGGAGCTTGGCGCGAACGCGATGCTCGGGGTTTCGATGGCGTGCGCCCGTGCCGCGGCGGATGCCTCGGACTTGCCGCTGTTCCGGTATCTCGGTGGGACTGGTGCGCGGACGTTGCCGGTTCCGATGCTGAACATTCTGAACGGCGGGAAGCACGCGGACAACACGGTGGATTTCCAGGAGTTCATGGTGCAGCCGTGGGGCTTTGAGACGTTCGATGAGGGGCTGCGGGCGGGTGTCGAGATTTATCACGCGCTGAAGAAGGTTCTGCACGGGCGTGGGCTTTCGACGGCGGTCGGCGATGAGGGCGGATTCGCGCCGAATCTCAAGGCCAACGAGGATGCGTTGAAGATCATTGAGGAGGCGGTGGGGAAGGCCGGCTATAAGTGGGGTGAGCAGGTGTTCGTCGCGCTCGATCCGGCGGCGAGCGAGTGCTGGACCGAAGCGGCGAAGGACGGCAAGCAGGGGTACAAGCTGTTCAAGAGCAGCCAGGAGATCCTGACCAGCGATCAGATGGTGGATATGTGGGCCGAGTGGTGCCGCAAGTATCCGATCCGGTCGATCGAGGACGGGCTTGCGGAGAACGACTGGGCGGGATGGAAGAAGCTGACGGAACGGCTCGGCAAGACGACGCAATTGGTCGGCGACGACTTGTTTGTGACGAATCCGAAGTTCCTCGAGCGTGGGCTTCGCGAGGGATGCGCGAACGCGATTCTCGTCAAGGTGAACCAGATCGGAACGTTGAGCGAGACGTTCGCGGCCGTAGATCTGGCGATGCGGAACGGCTATTCGGCGGTGCTCAGCCATCGATCGGGGGAAACCGAGGATTCGACGATCGCGGATATCTGCGTCGCGACGAACTGCGGGCAGATCAAGACCGGGGCTCCGTGCCGTTCGGACAGGAATGCGAAGTACAACCAGCTGATCCGGATTTCGGAGATCCTCGGGGATCAGGCGGTGTACGGCAGCCGGACCTGGCGGCGGGGTTGA